A window of Nicotiana tabacum cultivar K326 unplaced genomic scaffold, ASM71507v2 Un00171, whole genome shotgun sequence genomic DNA:
TGAATTATAAGTCGTGCTTAAGGTATCTGCAGCATCAAGTACATATAATGGACACAATATTCCAACTCAATTGATTCTGACATCAAATAATGAACATTTGTTAGGCAGATACATACATATTCGATACGCTTTTGTGTAAATATCTAATATAGATCGATACATGTATacatttttatcaacttttaatGTATAAATTTTGAAGAATTCACATAAAATATTCACGTTAGACCTATTAGACACGAGTACTACGTGAATTAATTAGGTAATCCAGTAGTGGACTCTTTCACAAAACTGATAACTAAGTTGCGCTTTTTGAAGCGCTTTTTATTATATCTTTTCCCTTTCCAATTTGTTAAGAGAATTAAACACTAACTGAAAAATTGTACCAGAAATGTAATAAGGAATTGTTATTCCAGCTTGATTGCCACTAGTTTAGAAATGTATGTAGACATGAAACCATTTTCTGGAAAGTCAATAAAactttgaatttttaatttttttcatatcAGTTAGTCAAGCAAAGTTGTGATTTGTTCATGGCTCTCCATTATCTCAACAACTTAGTGGAACAGCATTAACCAAAACATGGGTAAAAACTCGGATGAGTTTGGATTATTTTAAGCATCCAAATCATCTAGTCACTTTCTTAGTTTAGGACTTTAGGCTATATAAATTCCTAGTTACACCATTCTCAAatacacaaaaaagaaaaacaacaatccAATCAGCCTTAGAACCTAAATCTTCTCAATGGGGAGCCAAATGAAGAAGCAATGGCATCAATTAGCTTGTGCTTTAGCATTTTTCTTTATTGCAACTTGCACTATGGCATATTCACCCGATTCTTATAAATCACCAGTTCCGTCATATAATCAAGTACCAGTGTCAAAAGACAATTACGAAGTGCCACAAGTATCGAAGAACAATTACAAGGTACCCTCAGTGCCTAAACAAGAATACAAGGCACCATCTTTGCCAAAGGATAACTACTACACGAAGCCATCGGTTCCAAAAGATAACTACAAGAAGGTGCCATCTGTTCCGAAAGATAATTACTACAAGGCACCTACAATGCCTAAGCCGGAGTACAACGCGCCATCTTTGCCAAAGAATGACTACTACAAGAAACCATATGTTCCAGAATATAACTACAAGAAGGTGCCATCTCTTCCAAAAGATAACTACTACAAAGTACCTTCAGTGCCTAAACAGGAATACAAGGCGCCATCTTTGCCAAAGAACGACTACTACAAGAAACCATCAGTTCCAAAAGATAACTATTACAAGGCACCCTCAACGCCTAAACAGGAATACAAGGTGCCATCTGTACCCGGGAATGAATACTACAAAAAGCCATCAGTGCCAAAGAATAACTACAAGGTGCCTTCTATTCTAAAGGATAACTACTATAAGGTACCCTCAGTGCCTAAACCGGAATACCAGGTGCCGTCTGTACCAAAGAATGTCTATTACAAAAAGCCATCAGCTCCAAAGAATAACTACAAGGTGCCTTCTGTTCCAAAGGATAACTACTATAAGGCACCCTCGGTGCCTAAATCGGAATACCAGATTCCATCTGTACCAAAGAATGACTACTACAAAAAGCCATCAGTTCCAAAGAATGACTACTATAAAAAGCCATCAGTTTCAAAAACTGACTATTACAAGGTACCCTCAATGCCTAAACAAGAATACAAAGTGCCATCTTTACCGAAGAATGACTACTACAAGAAACCTTCAGCTTCACCTCCACCGCCATACTACTATAATTCACCCCCTCCCCCTTCACCATCACCACCACCTCCTTACTCTTATCAATCATCTTCAACTCCTTCTCCATCACCACCTCCTCCATATTATTAAActtcaaacacaacataatctCAAGGGTCTTGAGTTGAAGGcatgatatcaaagaatttaattcttaatttgttgtttctttcttttccttattcGGTTGGCAATtgttttgtcatttaaattgTATCTTGAATGTTTCCAGAGAATTATTTCAGTTGAATACAAGTTCCTTTTATTGATCTAGTTTATGTATTTTCACCTATTCTTCCAGCAATCCCCAATTTCTTCACATAAATTTATTGATCAAATCCATAGCATATAGTCAAATCTCACTTTATtcaccccaaaataataattcattaagtTATAAGAATGAAATAATATTTCATAAGTTATAAGAATGCAATAGTATTTCAGTTTTCCGCAAAATATTACTCTTTCCGGTTTCCACTATAATTAGGGCCAACGTACGTAgaaagggagaaattcaaaaatagccagatttataaatGGTcgttgaaaaatagtcacagtttcaaaagtaatcgaatttagccacttttcatataaagatatatctgaacgaaaatactgttcaaaatccgaaaaatattccagcataatatactggaactccagtataatatactggagttcaagtataatataatggacttccagcataatatactggagttccagtataatataccggtctagcataatatgctggaagttcatacacaggtactccaatcttcagtatattatgctggaacttttcgcgtgttagagttccagcataatatgctggaagttcatatacatgtacaccaatctccagtatattatgctggaactttccgtgttgcagcaaaatagtggctattttcaatgactttgcaaacacttgctattttttaattaacagtccgaaaactggttagCCTGTGTTATTTTTACCTGTAGAAAAGCTCTATCGAATAGCAAAAAAATTTAGATAAAAAGAATGAATTTAATTTTTTAGATACTCAATAACCACTTAATTTTTGAAATACTCGATTGCTTGAATATACTTTAATTTCTTCCTGGTTTTGGATTTTGTATGGTCGGATTCTTTTTCAATTGGGTCGGGTATCCATtagattgaagaaaaaaaattggtTAAAATGTCGTATGTGTTGATGTGAGAGTTtaaattagtaacaattattttAGTGCATCAGAAGGGTTGGGTTTCTGAATATTGTGATTAGTTTTTGTTTCAAGAGTCTTGTGATTTTTATGTGACAAAACAAAGTTTTGTGACTTTAATAGGGAAAAAATAATGTGACGTTTATTACATCTACCTTCATCTGCTTCCTTTTACTAATTCAGTATACTAAAAAAAGACCAGGTCAGTTAAGTAGAGAAAGTTCTAACTCTATCTTTCATGGCTTTCTAAATATAAATGTATGACATTAGAATTAGAATATCATTGGACTAAATCCAAAATAatacaatataatattattttttgtataacCATCTATATTTGATACCTATTTGCCCGACTAATTTAGATTCGCATAGAGCCCACAAAAGAGAAAAACATTTCCTATCAGGAATTTTTTACTCCTAAAGCTTAAATCCATATCCTCTAATTAAAAATAAAGGGATCATATTCATTCTAGTGTATCTTTTAGTGGTGTATCGTATATTCTTATTTCTTACAGCATCAAGTTCATATATGATGGACCCAACCTTCCAACTTTGATGCTTACATGATAGACAGAGGCCGATCCAGGATTAAATTTAATGGGTTCAGTTATTAAAATCTTTAGTATTAAACTCATTGTACtattaaaattatgggttcaaatctAATAATTATTGAGATTTTAGTAGGTGTTTACATATAAATTCATATTATGTATCAGAAGTTATGAGAATAAACTTTTTAATACTAAAATAATTAGCGCTAAGAAGTCGTAAGGTATTACAAAAGCTTAATTAGAATGAACTGAAATGTATTATAAGCTCGGGAAAATATAGAAAAACAAAACAGTTTCTCTATTTTCCTTTATTGCCACTAGTTTAGAAATGTATGTAGACATggaaacattttttttaaattcaataaattctGGATCTTATTTTAAATTTAAGTCAGTCAAGCAAAGTTGTGACTTATTCATGGCTCTCCATTATCTCAAGACCTTAGTGGAACAACATTAACAAAAAAATGGATAAATCTCATATGAGTTTGGATTATTATACTCATCCAGATTATCAAGTCACCTTCTTAGTTTAGGCTATATAAACTCATAGTTACACACAAAAAAGAAACAAACTAACAATCCAATCAGCCTTAGAACCCAAATCCTCTCAATGGGGAGCCAAATGAAGAAGCAATGCCATCAATTTGTTTGTGCTTTGGCATTTTTCTTGATTGCCACTTCCACTATGGCATATTCAGCTGATTCTTATAAATCACC
This region includes:
- the LOC107796493 gene encoding uncharacterized protein LOC107796493, whose translation is MGSQMKKQWHQLACALAFFFIATCTMAYSPDSYKSPVPSYNQVPVSKDNYEVPQVSKNNYKVPSVPKQEYKAPSLPKDNYYTKPSVPKDNYKKVPSVPKDNYYKAPTMPKPEYNAPSLPKNDYYKKPYVPEYNYKKVPSLPKDNYYKVPSVPKQEYKAPSLPKNDYYKKPSVPKDNYYKAPSTPKQEYKVPSVPGNEYYKKPSVPKNNYKVPSILKDNYYKVPSVPKPEYQVPSVPKNVYYKKPSAPKNNYKVPSVPKDNYYKAPSVPKSEYQIPSVPKNDYYKKPSVPKNDYYKKPSVSKTDYYKVPSMPKQEYKVPSLPKNDYYKKPSASPPPPYYYNSPPPPSPSPPPPYSYQSSSTPSPSPPPPYY